From the genome of Campylobacter concisus:
TTTAGGAAGTGACCAGTTAAGAGTCCCTCGATCTTGCTACCAAGTGGGCAGGCTTTGGGTGAGTCAGAGTGGATCTTAAAAAGTTTTTCTTTATCATTTACTGCGTTAAAGATTTGAAGGAGGGTTATATCTTTTGGCTCTTTCGCAAGACTCACACCACCAACTCCAGCTACAATATTCACAAGTCCTGCAGCCTTTAGAGTGCCAAGCAGGCGCCTAACGATAACTGGGTTTGTGTTTATGCTGCCAGCTATAAATTCGCTAGTAACCTTTTCGTTTTCAAAAAATTTAGCACATAAAAGCGCGTGTATTGCAGTTGAAAATTTAATGCCAACTTGCATGATCGTCCTTAAATTTTTCGTGATTATACTTAAATTTTCTGCCAAAGACAGCCAGCTAAATTTGACTTATGAGCCTTTGCTAGCTGTCAAATTTATAAACTCATGCTCTCTCTCCGACGGCGGTAAAGCGCTTTTGGATAAATTTCTTGTTTTTTAGCTCGTCAATGATCGCAAGCGCAAGGTCTGCGTAGCTTATGTAGCTCTCATTTTTTGAGTTTAGTATGAGATCATCCCCGCCAAGCACGTATTTGCCCGTGCGAGCGCCATTTGCGTCGTAGTCGCCTGCTGGACTTACATACGTCCAAAGCACATTTGTGCTACCTTTTAGCTCAAAATATGACTCCGCCGTAGCCTTTGCCACACCCATATATGCTGCTGGGAAGTCTGGCGTATCCATGACCATAGTGCCTTTGCTATCAACAAATAACGTGCCAGCGCCGCCAACTACGATGAGCCTTGTGTTAGTGCCTTCTAGTAAATTTACTAGGTGGGCGGCCACTTTTTTGTGAAGTGGGAAGGTTTCTTCGCTCCATGCTGCAAATGCGCTAATAACCGCGTCAAAGCCTGCTAAATCAGCCTTTGTAAGCTCGAAAATATCTTTATAAACGACCTTTACGCTTTCGTTTTTATACTCTTTGTTTCTAACGATCGCTGTGACGTCGTAACCTTGTTTTAGCGCCTCATTTACTAAATTTGCACCGCTTTTGCCGTTTGCACCTATGATTGCTATTTTCATTGTTTATCCTTTAAATTTGTCTTTAAATTTAGAGCCAGCTTGGCTTTACGTCATCAACTATCACGCCGTCGCTCATAGTGTATTGCTCTAGGCTACCGCGTTTTGTCTGGATGCAGATCATTTTGATGCCGTTTTTGCCAGCTTTAAAGCACCTCTTACCCTCTGGATCTATGCGCACCGCGTCACCTTTGCTTACATTTATCACTTCGCCGTCGATGAAGAGCTCGCCATCGCCATCAGTGATGATGTAAAGCTCCTCGTTTTGCTTGTGCGCATGGACAAATGGCACGCTTACATTTGCCGCAAGCTCATTTATAGATACCTCACAGCCAGTTAAATTTAAAGCTTCTTTTAGCTCGACTCTTGGCTCGTTTGCGACCTTTGCAACCTGATAATTTTTCATTTTTTCTCCTTATTTTTATGTTGTAATCTTTTTACTTACAACTGATGAGCGAAGTATAAT
Proteins encoded in this window:
- a CDS encoding Rrf2 family transcriptional regulator — translated: MQVGIKFSTAIHALLCAKFFENEKVTSEFIAGSINTNPVIVRRLLGTLKAAGLVNIVAGVGGVSLAKEPKDITLLQIFNAVNDKEKLFKIHSDSPKACPLGSKIEGLLTGHFL
- a CDS encoding cupin domain-containing protein, with amino-acid sequence MKNYQVAKVANEPRVELKEALNLTGCEVSINELAANVSVPFVHAHKQNEELYIITDGDGELFIDGEVINVSKGDAVRIDPEGKRCFKAGKNGIKMICIQTKRGSLEQYTMSDGVIVDDVKPSWL
- a CDS encoding NAD(P)-dependent oxidoreductase is translated as MKIAIIGANGKSGANLVNEALKQGYDVTAIVRNKEYKNESVKVVYKDIFELTKADLAGFDAVISAFAAWSEETFPLHKKVAAHLVNLLEGTNTRLIVVGGAGTLFVDSKGTMVMDTPDFPAAYMGVAKATAESYFELKGSTNVLWTYVSPAGDYDANGARTGKYVLGGDDLILNSKNESYISYADLALAIIDELKNKKFIQKRFTAVGERA